TTCATTTACGAATAATGCTGTAGATGCGAAGAAAACAAGTTATGCATCGTACTACCACGATAAATTTAACGGTAGAAAAACTGCTAGCGGAGCAATTTTTGATAATTCAAAACTTACCGCAGCGCACAGAACGCTTCCTTTTGGAACCGAAATTAGGGTTACCAATCTGAACAATGGCAAAGAAGTAATCGTATCGATTAATGATAGAGGACCTTTCCATTCGTC
The sequence above is a segment of the Chryseobacterium turcicum genome. Coding sequences within it:
- a CDS encoding septal ring lytic transglycosylase RlpA family protein encodes the protein MMKRFILVIIMMISTLGIYSFTNNAVDAKKTSYASYYHDKFNGRKTASGAIFDNSKLTAAHRTLPFGTEIRVTNLNNGKEVIVSINDRGPFHSSRALDMSKAAFDEIGNTDHGTIPVEYEIVD